AAAAACAAAATCCGGCTTTAGAAGCACAAATTATCAATAAACGAATTGCCGAGTTACAACTAAAACAAGTAAAAGCAGATCGTTATCCAACTTTACGATTAACAACTGGATATAATTTCGCTGAAAGTCAATCGAGTTTAGGATTTACCAGCCAGACATCTTCACGAGGTCTAAATTACGGTTTTAATGCTTCTATGAATATTTTTGATGGTTTTAATCAGCATCGAAATGAAAAAGTGGCGAAACTTCAAATTGAGAATTCTAAAATTGCGATCGAACAGCAAAATACGGTTTTAAACACGCAATTAAATACAGCGTATCAAACCTATTTAACCAATTTGGAATTAATAGATTTAGAAGAAAATAACGAAGCAATTGCGAAGCAAAACCTTGAAATTACTTTGGACAAATTCAGAATTGGAACCATTACTACAATCGATTTTAGAACAGCACAATTGAATTATGTAAACGCTAAAGTTCGTTACAGCAATGCACAATATGAAGCAAAATTATCTGAAATTGCTTTAAAAGAATTAGCAGGAACAATTAATTTTTAAATAAATTTGTTTCAAACAAATTTTAGATGATTTCATATAACACCAAAGACTGGTTTACTTTTATATTCCATTTTCATAAATCAGATACAGTTCGAAAACTGCTTCCGATAATGCTTGCAATAGGCATTTATGCCGCAGTAGTAGGGTATCTTGAAATTCATCATTTCAAAGTCACAAAAAATGATTACATCCACAACATTCCCATCATGCACGGAATGTTGGGATTTGTAATTTCCTTATTACTCGTTTTCAGAACCAATACAGCTTATGACCGCTGGTGGGAAGGCCGCAAACTTTGGGGCGGTTTGGTAAACAACAGCCGTAATCTTGCCATAAAACTTTCGGCTATTTTAAAGGATGAAAACGACAGAAAGTTTTTCCGAAAATTTATTCCGATGTATGCTGATGTGCTTCACAAACATTTAAAAGATGAAGAAACCAGCAAACAACTTTTTGAAGATGTTGATTTAGAAATAGATCTGCACAAACACAAACCTAATCAGGTAAAAAGAATCATGTATCACAAGATCACTGATTTGTACGATGCAGGAAAAATTACCGGAGAACAACTTATTATTTTAAACGAAGAGTTTCAGGAATTCACCAATATCTGCGGAGCCTGCGAACGTATAAAAAACACGCCTATTCCCTACTCTTACAGTGCTTTCATTAAGAAATTCATTTTCTTCTATATCATGACACTGCCTTTTGGATATTCTGTTAGTTTAGGATATTTTGTAGCGCCTGTTGTGGTTTTTATTTTTTACGTTTTAGCCAGTTTAGAGTTGATTGCCGAAGAAATCGAAGATCCGTTTGGCGATGATGAAAATGATCTTCCAACCAAAAAGATTTCCGAAAATATCAAAAAACATATTGAAGAGCTAATTTAATTAAACGTTAAATTCAAATTTGCTAAACATATTTTTATTAAATTTAGAAACACTTCCTAAAATTTAATAACGATGCAGAATCAACGTGTTTTAATTAATCCCCCTCATTTATCAAATGAAAAATCATTAAAAACACTTGTTGAAAACAGAAGTGTATATACTTTGAATAACTGCGAATTAAATCTTTTTGAAACGTATGAATCTTCTAGTCTTGTTCCTTTAAAATTCAATGATTTTGTGGTAACAAGTATGCTTCGCGGCAAAAAAATAATGCACATGTTCGACGAGCCAGGTTTTGATTACTTACCTGGAGAAACAGTTGTTGTTCCCTCGAATGTTGAAATGAAAATTGATTTTCCAGAAGCTTCCAAAAAGAATCCCACACAATGCCTTGCTCTCGCAATTGATAACAGCAAAATCAATGAAACTTTAAATTTTCTAAACGAACGTTATCCAAAAGAAGGAAGTGACACCTACTGGCAGTTAAACTATCAGAATTATTTCTTTTACAATAATGTAGATCTTGCTGCAACAATCAATAAACTCATCAAAGAATGCATGGGCACTTCGATAACCAAAGATGCTCTTGCCGATTTGACTTTACAGGAATTGTTAATTAGAATTATTCAGACACAGACCGTGAAATCAATTGATGAAGGTGCTGTTATTCAATCCAATAATCCTATTTTTGAAGTCACAGAATTCATCAAATTAAATCTCAAGGAAAATATAAGTCTGAAAATATTAAGCGATAAAGCTTGTATGAGTACGGCTTCATTCTATCGTTTTTTCAAACGTGAATTAGGCATGAGCCCAATTGAATATGTTTTAAACGAAAAAATAAAACACGCCAAAAAACTCCTTAAAAACCCAGGAATCCAGATTAATGAGGTTTGTTATTTATCTGGTTTTGAAGATGCCAATTACTTCATACGATTATTCAAAAAACATGAAGGAATAACACCCAAGCAGTATCAGATGCTTTTTTTTGAGGTTCAAAGCAACAAAGGTCCATAGGAACAAAGTTTAAAACCTTTGCAACTTTATCTCTCTGAACCTTTGTACTTTCATTCAAACACTTTCACCGGTTCTAAATTCTTTTCTTCTTCCTCAGTAAAAATTCGATATTCGATTTGGAAAGTCTTTTTTAGAGGCGTTTCAAGAGAAAAACCACCTACGCCGAATGCATCAATTACTTTTAATGTAAAATGAGCGTGTTTCCAATATTCGAATAAATCTTTGTCCACCCAAAATTCAGTGTCTTCGATACTTCCAATACAAACATCACCCATTCTTTGGTAATAACCGCCTTTTTCAAAACATTGTGGCTGCGTTCCTTCGCAGCATCCTCCCGCCTGATAAAACATTAAATCGCCATGTTTTTCTTTAAGGATTTTTATTAATTCTATTGCTTCATCTGTTGCATCTAATCTCTTTACCATGACATTTTTGATTAAATTAAAAAAAAGGTAAGTCTGGAAACTTACCTTTTAAAACCAATATAATAACTACTTAAAAGAAACCTAATTTCTTTTTATCATAAGAAATCAGCATGTTTTTAGTCTGGCGATATTGACTCAGCATCATTTTATGATTTTCACGTCCAATACCAGATTGTTTGTAACCTCCAAACGGTGCACCTGCAGGATACGAATGATATTGATTTATCCAGACTCTACCTGATTGAATCGCTCTTGGAACTTGATAAATCTCATGTGCATCGCGCGTCCAAACTCCCGCCCCTAATCCGTACATTGTATCGTTTGCTATTTCGATGGCTTCTTCAGTTGTTTTAAAAGTTGTTACTGCTAAAACAGGCCCGAAGATTTCTTCTTGAAAAATTCGCATTTTGTTATGCCCTTTAAACAAAGTCGGTTTAATGTAGTAACCACCTTCCAGATCACCACCTAAATGATTCACATCGCCTCCAGTTAATAATTCAGCTCCTTCTTCTTTACCTAATTTGATATAAGACATAATTTTTTCTTTTTGAACCAAAGAAGTCTGAGCTCCAATCATAGTGTTTTTATCCAAAGGATTTCCGGCAACAATAGCTTCGGTTCTTTCAATAACTTTAGCAATAAATTTGTCGTAAATAGCTTCGTGAACCAGTAATCTAGATGGACACGTGCAGATTTCTCCTTGGTTTAATGCAAATAAAACCGCCCCCTCAATGGCTTTATCAAAGAAATCATCGTCATGATCTGCTACCGATGGAAAGAAAATATTAGGTGACTTTCCTCCTAGTTCTAATGTTACCGGAATAATATTTTCTGTTGCATACTGCATTACCAAACGTCCCGTTGTAGTTGAACCTGTAAAAGCGGCTTTTGCTACTTTTTTATTAGTTACCAGCGGACGGCCTAATTCGGCACCAAAACCATTTACAATATTTAAAACTCCATTAGGAAGAATATCTCCAATCAATTCCATTAAAACCATAATCGAAATCGGTGTGCTTTCAGCTGGTTTCAATACAATTGTATTTCCTGCTGCCAGTGCTGGAGCAATTTTCCAAACGGCCATCAGAATTGGAAAATTCCATGGAATAATCTGTGCCACTACCCCAATTGGTTCACTTAAGGCAATTGAAACTGTCTGCGAATCAAGTTCGGAAATCGAACTTTCTTCAGCACGAATTACACCAGCAAAATATCTAAAATGGTCAATGGCCAGCGGAATATCAGCCGCAAGTGTTTCGCGGATTGGTTTTCCGTTATCGATTGTTTCAACTGTAGCAATATATTCTAAATTGTCTTCGATCTTTTGAGCAATCTTATTCAATAAAATACTTCTTTCTGTCGCAGATGTTTTTCCCCATGTCTTAAAAGCTTCATGAGCAGCGTCAACTGCTTTCTCTAGATCTTCTTTTCCGGAATGTGCCGCTTTTGTAAACACTTTTCCATCAATTGGAGAAATAACATCAAAATATTCTCCTGTTATTGGTGCTGTAAACTTTCCATTAATATAATTGTCATATTGTGCCTTAAATTCAGGTCTTTTTGCGGTTGTGCTCATAATTAGTAAATTTTGATTTAACCCAAAATTAGATTCATAATTTGAAAGAGAATAGCACTTTTCATTCATCTAATAGCACAAAAATTACATATTCGTTTTTATAAGTTTATTTTAATGCTATTTTATCAAAATTTTAATATTAAAAATTCCAATCTTATATTTTAAATTCTTTTTTCTTCAAGTAAAATCAGTCTAAAAAAACCAAATAATTTCTTTCTTACTACAGTCTGCAATTCCTTATATTTGTATCCTTGTACAAAAAAGAATAATAAAACTAACATGAAAATATCTTACAACTGGTTAAAACAATTTATTAAAACAGACTGGACATCTGAGCAGACATCGGAATTACTTACTGATCTGGGTCTTGAAGTAGAAGTTGTTGAAAAATACCAATCGATTAAAGGCGGTTTAGAAGGGGTTGTTGTAGGACACGTACTTACTTGCGAAAAACACCCTGATGCCGACAGATTAAAAGTTACAACTGTAAATATTGGTTTAGAAGCGCCTGTGCAAATTGTATGCGGTGCTGCAAATGTAGCTGCTGGACAAAAAGTTCCCGTTGCAACCATTGGAACTATTCTATACGATAAAGAAGGCGCAGAATTTACTATTAAAAAAGGAAAAATCCGCGGACAGGAAAGCCACGGAATGATTTGTGCCGAAGATGAATTAGGACTTGGTACTGGTCATGACGGAATTATGGTTCTAGACGAAAATTTAGTGCCTGGAACTCCTGCTGCCGAAGTTTTCAAAATTGCCAATGACGAAGTTTTCGAAATTGGACTGACTCCAAACCGTGCAGATGCCATGAGCCATTTTGGTACTGCTCGTGATTTAAGAGCCGGAATGTTACAGCGTGGTGTAAACGTAGAATTGATTACACCTTCTGTAAGCAACTTTAGAGTAGATATGCGTACACTAAAAATTGATGTGAATGTTGAAGAACCAACATTGGCGCCAAGATATTGTGGTGTTACTATTTCTGGAATTACGGTTCAAGAATCTCCTGCTTGGTTACAAGATCGTTTGAAAGCTATTGGATTAACTCCAAAAAATAATATTGTTGACGTTACTAATTATGTTTTACACGAATTAGGACAACCGCTTCATGCTTTTGATGCTGCCAAAATCACTGGAAAAATTATTGTAAAAACATTACCTGCAGGAACAAAATTTGTTACGCTTGATGATGTTGAACGAACATTGCATGCAGAAGATTTAATGATCTGCGACGAAAAAGGTCCGCTTTGTATTGCAGGTGTTTTTGGAGGGAAAAAATCTGGTGTTTCTGATGGAACCACTTCTATTTTCTTAGAAAGTGCCTATTTTGATGCTGTAAGCGTTCGTAAAAC
This is a stretch of genomic DNA from Flavobacterium endoglycinae. It encodes these proteins:
- a CDS encoding aldehyde dehydrogenase family protein, which codes for MSTTAKRPEFKAQYDNYINGKFTAPITGEYFDVISPIDGKVFTKAAHSGKEDLEKAVDAAHEAFKTWGKTSATERSILLNKIAQKIEDNLEYIATVETIDNGKPIRETLAADIPLAIDHFRYFAGVIRAEESSISELDSQTVSIALSEPIGVVAQIIPWNFPILMAVWKIAPALAAGNTIVLKPAESTPISIMVLMELIGDILPNGVLNIVNGFGAELGRPLVTNKKVAKAAFTGSTTTGRLVMQYATENIIPVTLELGGKSPNIFFPSVADHDDDFFDKAIEGAVLFALNQGEICTCPSRLLVHEAIYDKFIAKVIERTEAIVAGNPLDKNTMIGAQTSLVQKEKIMSYIKLGKEEGAELLTGGDVNHLGGDLEGGYYIKPTLFKGHNKMRIFQEEIFGPVLAVTTFKTTEEAIEIANDTMYGLGAGVWTRDAHEIYQVPRAIQSGRVWINQYHSYPAGAPFGGYKQSGIGRENHKMMLSQYRQTKNMLISYDKKKLGFF
- a CDS encoding AraC family transcriptional regulator, which translates into the protein MQNQRVLINPPHLSNEKSLKTLVENRSVYTLNNCELNLFETYESSSLVPLKFNDFVVTSMLRGKKIMHMFDEPGFDYLPGETVVVPSNVEMKIDFPEASKKNPTQCLALAIDNSKINETLNFLNERYPKEGSDTYWQLNYQNYFFYNNVDLAATINKLIKECMGTSITKDALADLTLQELLIRIIQTQTVKSIDEGAVIQSNNPIFEVTEFIKLNLKENISLKILSDKACMSTASFYRFFKRELGMSPIEYVLNEKIKHAKKLLKNPGIQINEVCYLSGFEDANYFIRLFKKHEGITPKQYQMLFFEVQSNKGP
- a CDS encoding DUF779 domain-containing protein: MVKRLDATDEAIELIKILKEKHGDLMFYQAGGCCEGTQPQCFEKGGYYQRMGDVCIGSIEDTEFWVDKDLFEYWKHAHFTLKVIDAFGVGGFSLETPLKKTFQIEYRIFTEEEEKNLEPVKVFE
- a CDS encoding bestrophin family protein, with amino-acid sequence MISYNTKDWFTFIFHFHKSDTVRKLLPIMLAIGIYAAVVGYLEIHHFKVTKNDYIHNIPIMHGMLGFVISLLLVFRTNTAYDRWWEGRKLWGGLVNNSRNLAIKLSAILKDENDRKFFRKFIPMYADVLHKHLKDEETSKQLFEDVDLEIDLHKHKPNQVKRIMYHKITDLYDAGKITGEQLIILNEEFQEFTNICGACERIKNTPIPYSYSAFIKKFIFFYIMTLPFGYSVSLGYFVAPVVVFIFYVLASLELIAEEIEDPFGDDENDLPTKKISENIKKHIEELI